CTTAAAGGGCTTCCTGTTTGTTAAGGTCGGCACAACTAGATAGGACGAGGTCGCGTTGCAAAAACTTCCTATTATAGACGACAATTATCAATCAGCCCTTCGCTTCTCCCTGTCTCTTTCCACTTCACCGTCGATTCAACGGCCGTCCCGTTCCAAACGTTTTAATCAGAAAGAAGAGCGCAAGTTACACAGTTAGCGAGCCGGTCTCCACTCACGCGGTCGGCCTGCCTAGGATGAGGTGAGTTCTCCAATTCCGATCTCATCTCGCGATCTCGTCGCCGCAACGAATAATGCCTTCAAGGGGATCGACCGGCCGTCCCAAGGTAGACAGATCCACTAGTCCTCTGCCGAGAAAACCGGCGCCGAACCCGGTGAATCCGGTGCAGGAGCTGAAGGCCCTCTTCTCCGATCCCGCCAGCAACCGAGCTCCCCCCAATGGCGAGAAAGAGTCGGATTTCCGATTCGAGGCAATACAATGCCTGCGACAGTCCTCGATTATCAAGAGGCCCAGGGATTCCCTGCCGGAACGAGGGAACTGGAGCAGCAAGGTAAGAGACGTCGTTGTTAACGTGCGCAATATCTGAAACGGGACCTGAATGTATAGACTTGTAAACGCAATTTCcgcattctttttttcctcttttaaagatcgaatttattttatccgtCGTGGGATTGGCCATAGGTTTGGGGAATCTGTGGCGATTTCCGTACCTTTGTTATAAGAATGGCGGCGGTGCTTTCATGGTGCCCTACTTCATCGCGCTCGCACTGGCCGGTATACCCATGTTCCTGATGGAGCTATCCTTAGGACAGATGCTGACGATAGGTGGTCTGGGTGTTTTTAAAATAGCACCGATTTTTAAAGGTGATTTTAGAGAGTACTCAGGATCTCTTAATCTTATATTGAGATACTTCCGGGAATATGACGGTGACAATGTTGATCTTCGCACAGGCATTGGATACGCGACCTGCGTGCTTTCCTGCTGGACCAATGTGTATTACATCATCATCCTTGCTTGGGCGCTCTTCTACTTCCTGGTCTCCTTACGTACTGGTAAGTGACTTTACTTCGTACTTGATCAAAGCATGGTGCTTCTGAAAGCAGTCTTATTTCTTTACTCTTTGGGCTTGCAGAAAAtcagaaattattacatttatctaatataataaattttgcatagATGTACCCTGGGGAACTTGCGACAACTCGTGGAACACGCGCTACTGCATCACGACCCGCGAACGTCTGAACGTATCGTGCTGGGAGAACGACCACTGGCCGAACAACATGATATGTGCCACACCTCTTGGGAACTTGAGTCACGAGCTGTTGAAGGATCCAGTCAAAGAATTTTGGGAGTAAGTTACTGGCCTCGTATAGATGcctttagttaattaattacagtGGGATCAAAAAGTACCATCCGCGCCTTTCGTTACAAAAAGGAGGCGCACCCTGCAGATTTCCTCGGGCATCGAAGACGTCGGTGGTATAAGATGGGAATTGGCCGGTACCCTCGCGGTCGTGTGGATTATGTGCTACTTTTGTATCTGGAAAGGCGTCAAATGGACCGGCAAGGTAAAGCGAGAGCTGCGCTTACGACCAAGTTTTGTTCGCCACTTTCGGACGTAGCGTGTAAATTAATACGATGTAATACAGGTCGTCTATTTCACGGCGCTCTTCCCATACGCCCTGCTGGCGGTGCTGCTCGTGCGAGGCTTGACGCTTCCCGGCGCTTCGGAAGGTTTGAAGTATTACGCTACGCCGAATCTCTCGAAACTCGGCGATCCCGAGGTAAAACCGTCGATACGACGTCGATTTCTCGTTTAATTATGctatagaatataaatattacaatcatTGGCACGATCGTTGTATGTATATAGGTATGGATAGACGCGGTGACCCAGATATTCTTCACTTACGCTCTCGGTCTAGGTGCATTGGTAGCCCTAGGCAGTtacaacaaatttaataataatgtttacaAGTAAGAATCTTCTATCTTCTATGGATTATTCTGTCTCCATTCGTCattctctcctctccctctctttctttaaaaagttattttcttGTAAGACGGATTATATGCAAATCTTATCGATATATCGCAGAGATGCTCTCATCGTATGCGGAGTGAATACTTGCACCAGCTTGCTTAGCGGAGTAGTCATATTTTCCGTAGTCGGTTTCATGGCCCACGAGCAACAGAAACCAGTGGCCGATGTAGCCGCTTCTGGTAGCTATTCACTTTGTTCTTAATTTGTCTCGAATTACGATAAcacaataataacattattgtaTCCATCATTTTGTTCAGGGCCTGGGCTGGCTTTCCTAGTTTATCCCTCGGCAGTGTTGCAACTACCTGGGGCCTCAATTTGGGCGAGTCTGTTCTTCTTTATGCTCCTCCTGATAGGATTGGATAGTCAGGTAACGTACGTTCATCGAATCCAAGGATCGGCGTCCATTATCCTAGAACTACTACGGATTAATGTTGAATGTTAAAAACAAGTCGCATTCCAGTTCTGCACCATGGAGGGCTTTATCACCGCCGCCGTGGATGAGTGGCCGCGAACGCTCAGAAAACGGAAAGAAATGTTCATCGCGATCGTATGCTTGATCTCCTATCTAATCGGACTTCTGTGCGTTACGGAAGTGAGTGTTATTGGTCGTATGGGTTACTCAAgtaatatgtaaaaagtattttgtaaaGGTACAAAAGTGTCCTtacatcttatttttttcaagttggTATTCTTCGACGGAAGATTAGTCGCTTAGATTTCCTCTAACTGATGGAAATTAATCTTATTCAGGGCGGTATGTACGTGTTTCAACTATTAGACACGTACGCTGTGAGCGGGTTCTGCTTACTCTTCCTGATGTTCTTCGAGTGCATCGCCGTCTCATGGGCATTCGGAGTGGACCGATTTTACGACGGCATACGGGACATGATAGGCTATTATCCCTGTTTCTGGTGGAAGATATGCTGGACATTTACCACTCCTGCCATTTGCGTGGTAAGACCTCCAATTTGCCCCGACAATATGATTCAGAGAACCAATGTGCTACTttcagtttaattaaattcggtattatatgtatagggCGTTTTcatctttaatattatcaaattcgTCCCTGTCAAATACCTTGCGTACGAATTTCCGTGGTGGAGCCATTTGCTGGGATGGCTCGCGGGTCTTTCCTCGATGTTGTGCATTCCAGGTTACATGATTTATATCTGGAGCGTTACACCCGGAACTACCTCAGAGGTATATAATATCGCGCAGGAGATACGCGTAACAATACGATAGCGATAACTCATTTTCTTTCCAGAAATATcggaaattgataaaaatagaagatgATGTTGCTGCCTTACGGAAGAAACTCAATCCAGTCAAAGCCGCTGCCATCGATGCGGAGTTCGAATTATAAAATCGTGCCTTCTTTAAATAGATTATGCGGTGTACGCGATGAAATGTAGAACGCTGGGGAAACTTTGAGCGCAATGGAATGTTTGCGATTCAGAAATAAGTCATATTTCGCTAGAATAGCATCAAGATGAGATATCATGTGCGTTTTACTCATTTCGAGCGCAGTCTCATCGAGAAAAATGAAGTTTATTGACTAAACtaatctattatatatctcaTAATCTGCTTCTAACATACCGTATGAAaagatcaaaataataaaaatatactttacaaTTCGTTCGAATAggttttgatttatattccTCTCACACCACAATTATACATCCTACGCATTAACAAGACGCTAAAAACCTGTTCGAGACAGCTTTTAGCTTAActgatataaaaatcaaatattttattttttacacttaaATGCTAAAATATATACGACTCAGAGATGCCAATAGGCATTTCGATTATGTTTCTGCATCTTttacattgtaataaattatacttggAATAATTCCAGAACTGGTGTACTGCTCGTCACGTGTACGGCTGACAGTAATGATTTTAACTCTTTGTTGCAAGCAGCGACTACACCGCGACCTCAGCTCTACGAATCTTTGTTCTGCATCTGCTTGATGCGTACGAGAAGCTGCTCTTTCCATTGCTCTTCCGAGATCGCGCTCGCCCATTGCGGAATGGAAGTTTCGGGGATGGTAATGGACGCCATCACGGATTTTACTTCTTTGATCTTAGTCGCATCCAGATCAATGTCAGAACGATTGTTTGGACACGACCAGACTTCCAGTATCTCTGAAGAACTCTGAAATATTACGGTGCAAATTTGATTCTTTGATTGTTTCGGGTACGGTACAGCCCAAATATCCACATAAACAGAATAACTGACAAATCAGAATCTTTCCGAATATTCTCATAGCAATCTTCAAGATTTAAAGGAGACTCACTTGCTGAGTTTCTTCAGTTATCGGAACGGATGACGCTTGACTAGATTCGCCAAATCCAGATAGCCACTCGTCATTctaaaatgagaaaagaatCGTTCAATTAGCTTCGTAAGTTCTTTGTTATTCAGGAATGAAgatgctgctgctgctttgATTGCCAAAGTACCTCTTCCTCGCCTAACATGGGATCGGCATCGGTGGACACTTGGGATAGCGGCATGTATCCCGCCATACTCATAGCCTCATCATCGCTGTCCTCCTCATCATTCGCCGCTCTCGCATCCAGGACTACGTTGGAAACTGTCAGACTCTCCTGAATGGGTTCCTGCGTGGGCTCCGGCGACATGATGCGTCGATAGATTCAGTTTACTTCAGTtaacaaaaatcgaaaacaaATACGAACATTGAGAacaattatcattattttaccGTGTTTGTTATCGgcataacatatatgtatagggtACGATTCTCATGAGAGACTAATGTCAACATATgtgataacaataattttgcaCGTacgtcgtaaaaaaatatgtagtttATTCTATCATTATCATACTTTAGATCTAATAAATAGTTCTGACCACGTAGGTCGAGTAAATTTCAAAACGGTTTAAAATGTAGGAAATCTCGcgatttaataaacattttgaagTCACTCTTAATAGCAAGTAAAACAACTCGCCGACAAATCGAATAGGAATGATCCAACATTGaattctttttcatatttatgtaCGTACCATTTTCTAGAGAGTACACGTGCAAGCAAGTTTTGGAATTGACCTGTTGACTGTTGTTGACTACGCAGCGCTGATTTTGACAGCTCAATCGTCCTTATATGCACGCGAGCGAGCTACATGCTGTGCGTACGCCATTTTGAAGAAATTGCATGAGGCGCCATCTGTCGAAATACGCCCCAAGGTTGTAGGCCTTTTAGCAAAGCTGCTTCAATCGTAGTCGGTATCATAGGGAACgtacatacaatatttattgtataaatttatattatctgaaTGATTTCTCAAGAGACATGAAAAGTTTCTTATCGTAAAAGGTGAGGAAAAAGAAGGGCAGTAATTAGCAATTTTCCAATTAATACATAACCTTCGAATAAACAGAGCGACGCGCAATTGCAATGTTTATCATATAACTTATATTGCAACATTGGCTCCGTCTTTTTAATAGGAATGACATTCTAGAAAAAAAGGTACGTATTTCAAGTGTTGTATCACTCGAAGGTCCTTTGCATGTAACACAAGTTGCTTTTAGTGCATCACTGagagaaatacttttttaattattaatataccatGAGTTTATAGACTTGATATCTTTGTCAGAAATATACAAATGTCAATGTAAattcgtaatatttaataataatatacgtaactgtatagtaaaaataccatcaatttatatgaaattgtatgtatattaaatgtaatgtctttgtaattaacaaatttatattaattattaatataagtataatcaataatctcaaataaattatttcatttgtcgaaattgataaaatattttacgcaaacatacatttatttatgacaaagaaagtcaatgttatattattactaataatctttattattaataaaggtatgcagtaatattatttttatactgatAAATGTAGTTATATTCAGTGATACGCAATATagcatatattaattatgaagaaatatttattagggacggacataaaaaattcttacattaACGACAAAGCATgtatattaactattaatataCTGTTCTCTCAGTGCAGGTttccaaaattaattaaatataattaattcttaattagtTTGCAAAGCCGGACCCCGTCTCATCATGCTGCTCACCGCTCGTCTCGATTTCGTTGTGATTTCATTTAATTCCTGATTAGTTCGTTCTTTCAGGTAGAAATGCACCTCCTCGGGACGTGGCTGTGGCGAGAGGAGGCGATCGTCATCAAGATCCGCGGTAGCGAAAACGCGTTAACGAATTAAGGCAGCttgcggcggcggcggcggcgacatTAGACGCCTACTCTTATCGTACTCCCGAGGAGCTGGTGGAGGAGCAAAAAGAATGCGCGCGGGATGAATGACGGGCCCGACGTTAAGCCAAGTTAAAGTAGTAATCCGGTGCATCTCGCAGAGACGACTGGTATGTCGCGCAGCGTCCCGCCCCGAGACATGTCGCAGGTCGAGCTTCTCGTTCTTTCGACCGTCCTCCTCGCCTGGTCAGGTAATCACCGGTCCAAGATCTTGCTCGGACCGATACGGGTCAAATCTCTCTGTTGCTCCTCCCGTCCCCGTGTTTCCGGTGAATTTTGTTCACAGCGAACCGAATTGATCCAGATTTCGTTAATTCCAGCGTACGCGTATCCAGAGGGCACGCTGCTGAACGACATCCCTGCGCGAACGTCAATCGTCGAGACGGTGCTGGAACGCGATCCGGCGACCTTTAAATTGTACACCAGGTGCGTACACGATTCTCTTAC
This genomic stretch from Temnothorax longispinosus isolate EJ_2023e chromosome 9, Tlon_JGU_v1, whole genome shotgun sequence harbors:
- the Gat-1b gene encoding GABA neurotransmitter transporter-1B isoform X1, whose translation is MPSRGSTGRPKVDRSTSPLPRKPAPNPVNPVQELKALFSDPASNRAPPNGEKESDFRFEAIQCLRQSSIIKRPRDSLPERGNWSSKIEFILSVVGLAIGLGNLWRFPYLCYKNGGGAFMVPYFIALALAGIPMFLMELSLGQMLTIGGLGVFKIAPIFKGIGYATCVLSCWTNVYYIIILAWALFYFLVSLRTDVPWGTCDNSWNTRYCITTRERLNVSCWENDHWPNNMICATPLGNLSHELLKDPVKEFWERRTLQISSGIEDVGGIRWELAGTLAVVWIMCYFCIWKGVKWTGKVVYFTALFPYALLAVLLVRGLTLPGASEGLKYYATPNLSKLGDPEVWIDAVTQIFFTYALGLGALVALGSYNKFNNNVYKDALIVCGVNTCTSLLSGVVIFSVVGFMAHEQQKPVADVAASGPGLAFLVYPSAVLQLPGASIWASLFFFMLLLIGLDSQFCTMEGFITAAVDEWPRTLRKRKEMFIAIVCLISYLIGLLCVTEGGMYVFQLLDTYAVSGFCLLFLMFFECIAVSWAFGVDRFYDGIRDMIGYYPCFWWKICWTFTTPAICVGVFIFNIIKFVPVKYLAYEFPWWSHLLGWLAGLSSMLCIPGYMIYIWSVTPGTTSEKYRKLIKIEDDVAALRKKLNPVKAAAIDAEFEL
- the LOC139819664 gene encoding male-enhanced antigen 1, with protein sequence MSPEPTQEPIQESLTVSNVVLDARAANDEEDSDDEAMSMAGYMPLSQVSTDADPMLGEEENDEWLSGFGESSQASSVPITEETQQSSSEILEVWSCPNNRSDIDLDATKIKEVKSVMASITIPETSIPQWASAISEEQWKEQLLVRIKQMQNKDS
- the Gat-1b gene encoding GABA neurotransmitter transporter-1B isoform X2, whose translation is MRGSTGRPKVDRSTSPLPRKPAPNPVNPVQELKALFSDPASNRAPPNGEKESDFRFEAIQCLRQSSIIKRPRDSLPERGNWSSKIEFILSVVGLAIGLGNLWRFPYLCYKNGGGAFMVPYFIALALAGIPMFLMELSLGQMLTIGGLGVFKIAPIFKGIGYATCVLSCWTNVYYIIILAWALFYFLVSLRTDVPWGTCDNSWNTRYCITTRERLNVSCWENDHWPNNMICATPLGNLSHELLKDPVKEFWERRTLQISSGIEDVGGIRWELAGTLAVVWIMCYFCIWKGVKWTGKVVYFTALFPYALLAVLLVRGLTLPGASEGLKYYATPNLSKLGDPEVWIDAVTQIFFTYALGLGALVALGSYNKFNNNVYKDALIVCGVNTCTSLLSGVVIFSVVGFMAHEQQKPVADVAASGPGLAFLVYPSAVLQLPGASIWASLFFFMLLLIGLDSQFCTMEGFITAAVDEWPRTLRKRKEMFIAIVCLISYLIGLLCVTEGGMYVFQLLDTYAVSGFCLLFLMFFECIAVSWAFGVDRFYDGIRDMIGYYPCFWWKICWTFTTPAICVGVFIFNIIKFVPVKYLAYEFPWWSHLLGWLAGLSSMLCIPGYMIYIWSVTPGTTSEKYRKLIKIEDDVAALRKKLNPVKAAAIDAEFEL